A genomic region of Desulfosarcina ovata subsp. ovata contains the following coding sequences:
- the pruA gene encoding L-glutamate gamma-semialdehyde dehydrogenase, translating to MNLLNNSIIRVPEPVNEPQFDYAVNSAARSQLKRALSELAAKTIEIPLIIGGREVNTGNRGQVVMPHQHAHKLADYHQAGEEEARMAIQAAMDAKTGWQRLRWEERAAIFLKAAELISGKYRFQINAASMLSTSKNAFQAEIDAACELIDFLRFNVYFAQTIYAEQPLRSSKGTWNYTQYRPLEGFVLAVTPFNFTAIAGNLAAAPAIMGNTVILKPASSSVYTPWLLMQIFKEAGLPDGVINFLPGPGSVVGDVCLASPHLGGVHFTGSTAVFQHIWKTIGKNITSYRAYPRIVGETGGKDFIFAHASADVDSLATACVRGAFEFQGQKCSAASRAYIPESLWPRVRGILETEVGRIKMGPVTDFRNFVNAVIDKGAFDTIRSAIEYAKTAEEAKIVTGGGCDDSQGYFIEPTIILTTNPKFKTMQEEIFGPVLTVYVYPDEDYPETLKTCDETSVYGLTGAIFANDRQAISQAMAALENAAGNFYINDKPTGAVVGQQPFGGARASGTNDKAGAASNLMRWVSPRTIKESFDAAGPFDYPFMQAE from the coding sequence ATGAATCTATTAAATAACAGCATCATTCGTGTCCCCGAGCCGGTCAATGAGCCGCAGTTCGACTATGCGGTCAACTCCGCGGCACGCAGCCAATTGAAGCGCGCCCTGTCCGAACTGGCCGCAAAAACCATCGAAATCCCGTTGATCATCGGTGGCCGGGAAGTCAACACCGGCAACCGAGGTCAGGTGGTCATGCCCCACCAGCATGCGCACAAACTTGCCGATTACCACCAGGCCGGGGAAGAAGAGGCCCGCATGGCCATCCAGGCGGCCATGGACGCCAAAACCGGATGGCAGCGCCTGCGCTGGGAGGAACGGGCGGCGATCTTTTTGAAAGCCGCCGAACTGATATCCGGCAAATACCGCTTTCAAATCAACGCCGCATCCATGCTCTCCACCAGCAAAAACGCCTTTCAGGCTGAAATCGACGCCGCCTGCGAGCTGATCGATTTTCTGCGGTTCAATGTCTATTTTGCCCAGACCATCTATGCCGAACAGCCGTTGCGCTCATCCAAGGGGACCTGGAACTACACCCAGTACCGCCCCCTGGAAGGCTTCGTGCTGGCCGTGACCCCGTTCAATTTTACTGCCATCGCCGGCAACCTGGCCGCTGCACCAGCCATCATGGGCAACACCGTCATCCTCAAACCGGCCTCCAGCAGCGTCTATACCCCCTGGCTGCTGATGCAGATTTTCAAAGAGGCCGGCCTGCCCGACGGCGTGATCAACTTCCTGCCCGGCCCCGGATCGGTTGTGGGCGATGTCTGTCTGGCATCGCCCCATCTGGGAGGGGTCCATTTCACCGGTTCGACCGCCGTTTTCCAGCACATCTGGAAAACCATCGGCAAGAACATCACCAGCTACCGCGCCTACCCGCGCATCGTCGGCGAAACCGGAGGCAAGGATTTCATCTTCGCCCATGCCTCCGCCGACGTGGACTCGCTGGCCACCGCCTGCGTGCGCGGCGCCTTCGAATTCCAGGGACAGAAGTGCTCGGCCGCCTCGCGGGCCTACATTCCCGAGTCGCTGTGGCCGCGGGTTCGCGGCATTCTGGAAACGGAGGTGGGCCGCATCAAAATGGGCCCGGTGACCGATTTCAGGAATTTCGTCAATGCGGTCATCGACAAAGGCGCCTTCGACACCATCCGCAGCGCCATCGAGTATGCAAAAACGGCGGAGGAGGCCAAGATTGTCACCGGCGGTGGTTGCGACGACAGCCAGGGCTACTTTATCGAACCCACCATCATCCTGACCACCAATCCGAAGTTCAAAACCATGCAGGAAGAGATTTTCGGGCCGGTGCTAACGGTCTACGTCTATCCGGACGAGGATTATCCGGAAACCCTGAAAACCTGCGATGAGACGTCTGTCTATGGGCTCACCGGTGCGATTTTCGCCAACGACCGCCAGGCCATCAGCCAGGCCATGGCCGCCCTGGAAAACGCCGCCGGCAATTTTTACATCAACGACAAACCCACCGGTGCGGTGGTCGGCCAGCAGCCCTTCGGCGGTGCCCGCGCCTCCGGCACCAATGACAAAGCTGGCGCGGCCAGCAACCTGATGCGCTGGGTTTCGCCGCGCACGATCAAAGAGAGCTTTGATGCGGCCGGGCCGTTCGACTATCCGTTCATGCAGGCCGAATAG
- a CDS encoding proline dehydrogenase family protein produces MTIHNQTNEFDLPVSFDDTQVAFQNKSNGELFLSYLIFSLTKNPLMVNVLSQAAKICLAAGLPVKRLIKSTVFKQFCGGESSREYRQVIATLGRSTIGAILDYSVEGNQDEAGFESTTRELLAVIQEAATNPNIPCTCMKLSAIGAFDLFEAVSAGKRLTTAEQQAWQRIETRLNTICAAAKKSQKPIYIDAEESWVQDAMDRLAETAMARYNTKRAVVYTTLQLYRWDRIDYFEGLIQKARAAGYRLGVKIVRGAYLEKERERALNMGYPSPVNPSKADTDDEYNRAINLFVDNIDVVELCLGTHNEYSCRLLMHRMNEKGVPHNHPHIWFAQLYGMSDNISFNLAKAGYNVTKYLPYGPVESTLPYLTRRAEENTAIAGQMSKELDIIVRERQRRRKGRGK; encoded by the coding sequence ATGACAATCCACAATCAAACCAATGAGTTCGATCTGCCCGTCTCCTTCGACGATACGCAGGTGGCCTTCCAGAACAAATCCAACGGGGAGCTGTTTCTGTCGTACCTGATCTTCTCGCTCACCAAAAATCCGTTGATGGTCAACGTTCTCTCCCAGGCCGCCAAAATCTGTCTGGCAGCAGGGCTTCCGGTCAAGCGGCTCATCAAAAGCACGGTGTTCAAACAGTTCTGCGGTGGTGAATCCAGCCGGGAATACCGCCAGGTCATCGCCACTTTGGGCCGCTCGACCATCGGCGCCATTCTGGACTACTCGGTGGAGGGCAATCAGGATGAGGCCGGTTTTGAAAGTACCACCCGGGAACTGTTGGCGGTGATCCAGGAGGCCGCGACCAATCCGAACATCCCCTGCACCTGCATGAAACTCTCCGCCATCGGCGCCTTTGACCTCTTTGAAGCGGTCTCCGCCGGAAAGCGTCTGACAACCGCCGAGCAGCAGGCCTGGCAGAGGATCGAAACCCGCCTGAACACCATCTGCGCCGCTGCGAAAAAATCGCAAAAACCGATCTATATCGATGCCGAAGAGAGCTGGGTCCAGGACGCCATGGACCGGCTGGCCGAAACCGCGATGGCCCGTTACAACACAAAGAGGGCCGTGGTCTATACCACCCTGCAGCTTTATCGCTGGGACCGCATCGATTATTTCGAAGGCCTGATCCAAAAGGCCCGCGCGGCCGGCTACCGACTGGGCGTCAAAATCGTGCGCGGCGCCTATCTGGAAAAAGAGCGCGAGCGCGCCCTCAACATGGGCTACCCCTCACCGGTCAACCCGTCCAAGGCGGATACGGACGACGAATACAACCGCGCGATCAACCTGTTTGTCGACAACATCGATGTGGTCGAACTGTGTCTGGGCACCCACAACGAGTACAGTTGCCGGTTGCTGATGCACCGCATGAATGAAAAAGGCGTGCCCCACAACCATCCCCACATCTGGTTTGCCCAGCTTTACGGCATGAGTGACAACATCAGCTTCAACCTGGCCAAAGCCGGCTACAACGTTACCAAGTATTTGCCCTACGGCCCGGTCGAGTCGACGCTGCCCTATCTGACCCGCCGGGCCGAGGAAAATACAGCCATTGCCGGTCAGATGAGCAAAGAGCTGGACATCATCGTCCGTGAACGTCAACGGCGCCGCAAGGGCCGCGGAAAATAA
- a CDS encoding alkene reductase yields the protein MASLFDPVRLGELALPNRMVMSPLTRCRAGEGRVPNARMAEYYTQRASAGLIISEATSVTPMGVGYPDTPGIWSDNQVDGWRTVTDAVHQAGGRMILQLWHVGRISDPYYLDGELPVAPSAIAAKGHVSLLRPKKDFVVPRALETDEIPSIVDAFRKGAENAKKAGFDGVEVHGANGYLLDQFLQSTTNHRTDPYGGGIENRARLLLDVTDAAISVWGAGRVGVHLAPRGDAHDMGDADPAATFGYVAEALGKRNIAFIFTREHLNAPTLAPALKKAFGGALIANEQLTQASATQLLEKGIADAAAFGKAYIANPDLVARFRQNAPLNALDVETMYGGGSKGYTDYPALPC from the coding sequence ATGGCATCTTTATTCGATCCGGTTCGGTTGGGTGAGCTTGCCCTTCCCAACCGCATGGTTATGTCACCATTGACTCGCTGTCGTGCTGGTGAAGGCCGGGTGCCCAACGCGCGGATGGCGGAATATTACACCCAGCGGGCTTCGGCCGGTCTGATCATCTCCGAGGCAACCTCGGTCACCCCAATGGGGGTTGGATATCCCGATACGCCCGGAATCTGGTCAGACAATCAGGTTGACGGCTGGCGAACGGTGACTGACGCCGTGCATCAGGCCGGCGGCCGGATGATCCTTCAATTATGGCATGTCGGTCGTATTTCAGACCCCTATTATCTCGATGGCGAGCTTCCGGTCGCTCCCAGTGCGATTGCAGCCAAGGGGCACGTCAGTCTGTTACGTCCAAAGAAGGATTTTGTGGTGCCTCGAGCCCTGGAAACCGATGAAATCCCCAGTATTGTCGACGCATTTCGCAAAGGAGCCGAGAATGCGAAAAAAGCTGGTTTTGACGGCGTTGAGGTGCACGGTGCCAATGGCTATCTGTTGGACCAGTTTCTGCAGAGCACGACCAACCACAGAACCGATCCATATGGCGGCGGTATCGAAAATCGGGCGCGGCTGTTGCTGGATGTGACCGACGCGGCCATCTCCGTTTGGGGAGCCGGTCGCGTCGGGGTTCACCTGGCACCCCGGGGGGATGCCCATGACATGGGCGACGCCGATCCGGCGGCAACTTTCGGTTATGTGGCCGAAGCATTGGGCAAACGCAACATCGCCTTTATCTTTACCCGGGAACACCTTAATGCGCCGACGCTGGCACCGGCCTTGAAAAAAGCCTTTGGCGGCGCCCTGATCGCCAATGAACAGCTCACCCAGGCGAGTGCCACGCAGCTTCTGGAAAAAGGGATCGCCGATGCCGCGGCCTTTGGCAAGGCCTACATCGCCAACCCGGATCTGGTGGCCCGTTTCCGCCAAAATGCACCGCTCAACGCTTTGGATGTTGAAACGATGTATGGCGGCGGATCGAAGGGATATACGGATTATCCGGCGTTGCCATGCTGA
- a CDS encoding acyl-CoA thioesterase: protein MSGFRFCLDLTVRKADLNEFHVAYEKYFSFFQLACDGYFAMLDHKVGSDTSGIDLIAAETRCAYKKELQLGDSIKVECRVSKIKSKAVVMDFQINRDGEICATGSTTYLFFDYSIRKVVAAPSPLVQGIQVHEDLA from the coding sequence ATGTCAGGCTTTCGATTTTGTTTGGACCTTACCGTCCGGAAGGCGGATCTCAACGAGTTCCATGTGGCCTATGAAAAATATTTCTCTTTTTTCCAACTGGCCTGCGACGGTTATTTCGCCATGCTCGACCACAAGGTGGGAAGCGACACATCCGGCATTGATCTGATCGCCGCCGAAACCCGGTGCGCCTACAAGAAAGAGCTCCAACTGGGAGATTCCATCAAGGTTGAATGCCGCGTCAGTAAAATCAAATCCAAAGCCGTCGTCATGGACTTTCAGATCAACCGGGACGGGGAAATTTGCGCAACCGGATCAACCACCTATCTCTTCTTTGACTATAGCATTAGAAAGGTCGTCGCCGCCCCCTCCCCGCTGGTTCAGGGGATTCAAGTCCATGAAGACCTTGCCTGA
- a CDS encoding c-type cytochrome, whose protein sequence is MMRKGFFYAVCCVLVVAVAGVAYAQFAKPGKAIAYRKAVMVLLGHHFGQIGASLGSATDRNTVAKNAGLVATLAPLAWEACMVPGTDKGDTTMASKVLKDRHGFTTAAGAFETAAAKLGTVASEGDMGAIKAQFGAVAKTCKACHGEYRSR, encoded by the coding sequence ATGATGCGAAAAGGGTTTTTTTATGCCGTTTGCTGTGTGCTGGTTGTCGCCGTGGCCGGAGTGGCCTACGCTCAGTTTGCCAAACCTGGCAAAGCCATCGCCTACCGCAAAGCGGTAATGGTTCTGTTGGGGCATCATTTCGGGCAGATCGGAGCGTCACTTGGCAGTGCAACGGATCGCAACACCGTGGCGAAGAATGCCGGCCTGGTGGCAACCCTGGCGCCCTTGGCCTGGGAGGCATGCATGGTGCCCGGTACGGACAAAGGCGACACCACCATGGCGTCCAAGGTGTTGAAGGACAGGCATGGATTTACCACAGCGGCCGGCGCGTTTGAGACAGCGGCCGCAAAGCTCGGCACCGTGGCTTCTGAAGGAGACATGGGTGCGATCAAAGCCCAGTTTGGTGCCGTGGCGAAAACCTGTAAGGCGTGCCATGGCGAGTACCGGTCAAGGTAG
- a CDS encoding cytochrome b/b6 domain-containing protein — protein MAQKTDREAGQVQIWDLPTRIFHWALVAFVGGCFVTAKLGGNLMVYHIYSGLMVLGLLLFRMVWGVVGSRTARFSHFVRGPRAAWQYARSLTGSHPQHVLGHNPLGGWSIVAMLLALVIQATTGLFANDEIFTYGPLYSMVSEATSIRLTEIHRLNQGVIAGLVGLHLLAVLFYLGVKRENLIMPMINGRKPGSPSPKTELKTPPLWVALLVLAFAAASVYFIGW, from the coding sequence ATGGCACAAAAAACGGATCGGGAAGCAGGCCAGGTTCAGATCTGGGACTTACCGACGCGTATCTTCCACTGGGCCCTGGTTGCATTCGTGGGGGGGTGTTTCGTGACCGCAAAGCTGGGTGGCAACCTGATGGTTTACCATATATACAGTGGCCTGATGGTTCTCGGGTTGCTCCTCTTTCGAATGGTCTGGGGCGTTGTCGGAAGCCGCACGGCACGCTTTTCGCATTTTGTCCGCGGCCCACGAGCCGCCTGGCAATATGCCCGCTCCCTGACGGGATCGCACCCTCAGCACGTTCTGGGTCACAACCCCTTGGGCGGGTGGTCCATCGTTGCCATGCTGCTGGCGCTGGTGATACAGGCCACCACCGGTTTGTTCGCCAATGATGAGATTTTTACCTATGGTCCGCTCTATTCCATGGTCAGTGAGGCAACCAGCATCAGGCTGACAGAAATCCACCGTCTCAATCAGGGCGTCATCGCTGGTCTTGTGGGCCTGCATCTTTTGGCCGTGCTGTTCTATCTCGGGGTGAAGCGTGAAAATCTCATCATGCCCATGATTAACGGCCGCAAGCCAGGCTCACCATCCCCGAAAACCGAATTAAAAACGCCACCCTTGTGGGTGGCGTTGCTGGTGCTGGCCTTTGCCGCCGCCTCGGTTTACTTCATAGGCTGGTAA
- a CDS encoding FAD-dependent oxidoreductase: MKAPLLCTWEGWSDQAAGLFATAADDSNGSMPFKALLGWKGMVVWDETADAVDLLRVYLEKVANESCGQCTPCREGTQRLVSIINRICGGQGELADIDEIRRMAIFVSEAARCDVGRCLAPPTLEILDRFADQFVATVKEKRQVPQQPCETTVTAPCISACPSNVDIPAYVEGIRMGNFAQALARARQDCPMPGTIGRVCVRPCEASCRRGRLDEPIAIRALKRFLADNEMRTGTPSLQQPPEVYKPERVAIVGAGPAGLSCAYYLGTMGYHTTIFEAQETAGGMATYGIPSYRLPRNIMDYEVADVERMGAEIRYGVNVGEDITLDALGKEGYRAIFLAVGAPESSKMRCEGEDAGYECFMTGIHFLAEVSRGRRPVEGKKLVVVGGGNVAMDCVRSALRTGFTDVNLLYRRTEAEMPADPQEIEEAKEEGVKFHYLVAPVSIVHTEGKVSGLECQRMELGEPDASGRRRPVPVEGSNFVIDCDAIIPAVGQICVVDCVLPEEDSLTRWKTLIVDQMTFQSRTPSVFGGGDCITGPATLIAALAAGKKAARHIAQYIEQGECQPTIPEILQTLVNSCGVFEPDEDFVFDGITQRAEPAVLPPGTRINDFSEVEGCLSLSQAIKESERCLRCYRIAVAVK, from the coding sequence ATGAAAGCGCCGTTGCTATGCACTTGGGAAGGGTGGTCCGATCAGGCGGCCGGTCTGTTTGCAACCGCAGCCGACGATTCCAACGGCTCCATGCCGTTCAAGGCCCTGCTGGGCTGGAAAGGAATGGTGGTGTGGGATGAAACCGCCGATGCCGTGGACCTTCTGCGTGTCTACCTGGAGAAAGTGGCCAATGAGTCGTGCGGCCAATGCACCCCCTGCCGTGAAGGAACCCAGCGGCTGGTTTCGATCATCAATCGAATTTGCGGCGGGCAGGGAGAGCTTGCTGATATAGACGAAATCCGCCGCATGGCGATATTTGTTTCCGAAGCGGCCCGTTGCGACGTGGGACGCTGCCTCGCCCCGCCCACCCTGGAAATCTTGGATCGCTTTGCGGATCAATTTGTCGCCACGGTCAAGGAAAAACGCCAGGTTCCGCAGCAGCCCTGCGAAACGACGGTAACGGCGCCATGCATCAGCGCCTGTCCCTCCAATGTGGATATCCCGGCCTATGTGGAAGGCATCCGCATGGGAAATTTCGCGCAGGCCCTGGCCCGTGCCCGGCAGGACTGCCCCATGCCCGGGACCATCGGCCGGGTTTGCGTGCGTCCCTGCGAGGCCAGTTGCCGTCGCGGGCGCCTGGATGAGCCGATTGCCATCCGCGCCCTGAAGCGCTTCCTGGCCGATAACGAAATGCGGACCGGCACCCCATCACTCCAGCAACCGCCCGAAGTGTACAAACCGGAACGGGTGGCCATCGTGGGCGCCGGTCCGGCCGGGCTGTCGTGCGCCTATTACCTGGGAACCATGGGCTACCACACCACCATCTTCGAAGCCCAGGAGACCGCCGGGGGCATGGCCACTTACGGCATTCCCTCATACCGGTTGCCCCGCAACATCATGGATTACGAGGTTGCCGATGTGGAACGAATGGGGGCTGAAATCCGTTATGGCGTCAATGTGGGGGAGGACATCACCCTGGATGCACTGGGCAAAGAAGGCTACCGGGCTATCTTTCTCGCCGTGGGTGCCCCGGAATCTTCCAAAATGCGCTGTGAGGGAGAAGACGCCGGATACGAGTGTTTCATGACCGGGATCCATTTCCTGGCTGAAGTCTCCCGTGGCCGGCGGCCGGTGGAGGGCAAAAAACTGGTCGTCGTGGGCGGCGGCAACGTGGCCATGGATTGCGTCCGCTCGGCCCTGCGCACGGGCTTTACCGATGTGAACCTGCTCTACCGCCGCACCGAGGCCGAGATGCCGGCCGATCCCCAGGAAATCGAGGAGGCCAAGGAGGAGGGCGTTAAATTTCACTATCTGGTGGCCCCGGTCAGCATTGTGCACACCGAGGGCAAGGTTTCCGGGCTGGAATGCCAGCGCATGGAACTGGGCGAACCCGACGCTTCCGGCCGGCGGCGGCCGGTGCCGGTGGAAGGCTCCAATTTCGTCATCGACTGCGATGCCATCATCCCGGCCGTGGGACAGATCTGCGTGGTGGACTGCGTGCTTCCCGAGGAGGATTCGCTGACCCGCTGGAAGACCCTGATTGTCGACCAGATGACCTTCCAGTCGCGCACGCCGTCGGTCTTTGGCGGCGGTGACTGCATCACCGGTCCGGCCACCCTGATCGCCGCCCTGGCAGCTGGTAAAAAGGCGGCCCGGCACATTGCCCAGTACATCGAACAGGGGGAATGCCAGCCAACAATTCCGGAAATCCTGCAGACCCTGGTCAACAGTTGCGGCGTGTTTGAGCCGGACGAGGATTTTGTTTTTGACGGGATCACCCAGCGCGCCGAACCGGCGGTGCTGCCGCCGGGTACGCGGATCAACGATTTCAGTGAGGTGGAAGGTTGCCTGAGCCTCAGCCAGGCGATTAAAGAATCGGAGCGCTGCTTGCGGTGTTACCGGATTGCCGTGGCGGTAAAATAG
- a CDS encoding hydroxymethylglutaryl-CoA lyase, whose amino-acid sequence MHPKATPPELLLEDEALRDGLQVEARIFSLEEKLHLFRLMRNAGVKRIQVGAFVHSRIIPQMADTDELVRTIGKQDATVVSALILNDKGLERALDCGVSHLSMSVSMSDTHSRKNARKPAAEALASMTRLIGDALKSGLDVRAGLQCVFGCIYEGRISEDAVLRATEKMVATGVKEINLADTTGMASPLAIRKMVTHVQDAFPGIRISLHLHDTRGLGLANMFAGYEAGVRSFDTCTAGLGGCPFVKGAAGNVPTEDAVNLFESMGIATGIDLAALCEAVDYLETTLVRPLPGRMRRVFVHSQEQGDVRETSKQNPG is encoded by the coding sequence ATGCATCCTAAGGCAACCCCGCCTGAACTGCTGCTGGAGGACGAGGCCCTGAGAGACGGGCTTCAGGTGGAAGCAAGAATTTTCAGCCTGGAGGAGAAACTGCACCTCTTCCGGCTGATGCGCAACGCCGGAGTCAAACGGATCCAGGTGGGGGCCTTCGTGCATTCAAGGATCATTCCCCAGATGGCGGACACGGACGAATTGGTCCGCACCATCGGCAAACAGGATGCGACCGTGGTTTCTGCACTGATACTGAACGATAAGGGCCTGGAACGGGCTCTTGATTGCGGTGTTTCCCACCTGAGCATGTCCGTTTCGATGAGCGATACCCACAGCCGTAAAAACGCCCGTAAACCCGCCGCCGAAGCCCTGGCGTCGATGACCCGGCTGATCGGCGACGCCCTGAAATCGGGATTGGACGTGCGTGCCGGGCTGCAATGCGTTTTTGGATGCATTTACGAGGGGCGAATCTCGGAAGATGCCGTTTTGCGGGCCACCGAAAAAATGGTTGCCACGGGCGTGAAGGAGATCAATTTGGCCGACACCACCGGCATGGCCTCCCCCCTGGCGATTCGGAAGATGGTCACCCATGTGCAGGACGCCTTTCCCGGCATCCGGATCTCCCTGCATTTGCATGACACCCGTGGTTTGGGGCTGGCCAATATGTTTGCCGGCTATGAAGCCGGTGTGCGCAGTTTCGACACCTGCACGGCCGGCCTTGGTGGGTGCCCTTTCGTCAAAGGCGCGGCCGGCAACGTGCCCACCGAGGATGCCGTGAACCTGTTTGAATCCATGGGGATTGCAACCGGGATCGATTTGGCAGCTCTGTGTGAGGCGGTCGACTATCTCGAAACCACCCTGGTGCGCCCGTTGCCCGGACGCATGCGGCGCGTTTTCGTCCATTCTCAAGAACAGGGAGACGTGCGTGAGACTTCAAAGCAAAACCCAGGTTAG
- the aroD gene encoding type I 3-dehydroquinate dehydratase, which translates to MRLQSKTQVSVRNVVIGGPDPRICIPLVAVDKKELIDQAKVLRPLSPDIIEWRVDGYKGIGEIADCLAAIDALRSVIGDIPLIFTCRIEDEGGMQALSQKTRLALIEAAIRSGEIDIVDIELINDDAFIDAVRSAAGNYGVKLILSYHDFKKTPAEDIIVDKLKQAQTLGADIAKVAVMPTGYPDVLTLLQATLRARTEALTIPLVTISMARGGVITRMAGGLFGSDITFAIGQASSAPGQIAIGDLRQAMSFLYA; encoded by the coding sequence GTGAGACTTCAAAGCAAAACCCAGGTTAGCGTCCGCAATGTTGTCATCGGCGGACCAGACCCGCGGATCTGCATTCCGCTGGTGGCCGTGGATAAAAAGGAATTGATCGATCAGGCGAAAGTACTGCGGCCACTGTCGCCGGATATCATCGAGTGGCGGGTGGATGGCTACAAAGGGATCGGGGAGATCGCGGACTGCCTGGCGGCAATCGATGCGCTGCGCTCGGTCATCGGTGATATCCCGCTGATTTTCACCTGCCGCATCGAGGATGAGGGCGGTATGCAGGCCTTGTCCCAGAAGACCCGCCTGGCACTCATTGAGGCGGCGATCCGGTCCGGAGAGATCGACATCGTCGACATCGAGTTGATCAACGATGACGCGTTTATCGACGCGGTACGCAGCGCTGCCGGGAATTATGGGGTGAAACTGATCCTTTCCTACCACGATTTCAAGAAGACTCCTGCCGAAGACATCATTGTCGATAAACTCAAACAGGCCCAGACCCTGGGGGCCGATATCGCCAAGGTGGCCGTGATGCCGACCGGTTACCCGGATGTCCTGACTTTGCTCCAGGCCACCTTAAGAGCCCGCACGGAAGCCTTGACGATTCCCCTGGTCACCATCTCCATGGCCCGCGGGGGGGTCATCACTCGCATGGCCGGCGGGCTTTTCGGCTCGGACATCACCTTCGCCATCGGGCAGGCGTCGTCAGCTCCGGGCCAGATTGCCATCGGCGATCTGAGGCAGGCCATGTCCTTTTTGTATGCTTGA
- a CDS encoding shikimate kinase encodes MQKPNIILTGFMGTGKTTIGKRLAKELSYNFIDTDVMIEKRAGRTIQKIFEELGESAFRKMESAVVSEIAGMQGQVIATGGRLMLDPGNAAALSQTGMVFCLVATAEEIFERVSKDNQNVRPLLAGEDPMARIVNLLEQRKDGYGRFSQIETSLKTPDEIVNILLARFQIKFRSTIAHKRQ; translated from the coding sequence ATGCAAAAGCCCAATATCATTCTGACCGGTTTCATGGGGACGGGGAAAACCACGATCGGTAAACGCTTGGCCAAAGAGCTGAGCTACAATTTCATCGATACCGACGTCATGATCGAGAAACGGGCGGGAAGAACCATTCAAAAAATTTTCGAGGAACTGGGCGAGTCGGCGTTCCGGAAAATGGAGTCCGCCGTCGTCAGTGAAATCGCCGGCATGCAGGGCCAGGTCATCGCCACCGGCGGGCGGTTGATGCTCGACCCCGGCAATGCCGCCGCCCTCAGCCAAACCGGCATGGTGTTCTGCCTGGTCGCAACGGCGGAAGAGATATTTGAACGGGTTTCCAAGGACAACCAAAACGTACGGCCGCTATTGGCCGGCGAGGACCCCATGGCACGCATCGTCAACTTGTTGGAACAGCGCAAGGACGGTTATGGCCGTTTTTCACAGATCGAAACCTCCCTGAAAACACCCGACGAGATAGTAAATATTTTACTGGCACGGTTCCAGATCAAATTCAGATCGACAATTGCCCATAAGCGCCAATGA